One stretch of Clostridium sp. Marseille-P299 DNA includes these proteins:
- the secA gene encoding preprotein translocase subunit SecA, which translates to MGIFTKIFGTHSERELKLIYPLVDKIENLEPSMEKLTDDELRNKTTEFKKRLKDGETLDDLLVEAFAVVRESAKRTLGQRAYRTQLIGGIILHQGRISEMRTGEGKTLVSTFPAYLNALEEKGVHIVTVNDYLAKRDAEWMGQVHEFLGLKVGCILNSMDSEQRREAYSCDITYATNNELGFDYLRDNMVIYKKNLVMRDLHFAIIDEVDSVLIDEARTPLIISGQSGKSTSLYQACDILARQMVRGESTELTKMAALMKEDVEETGDFIVNEKDKNVTLTADGVEKVERFFKLENLADPENLEIQHNIILALRAHNLMARDKDYVVKDDEVLIVDDFTGRIMPGRRYSDGLHQAIEAKEHVMVKRESKTLATITFQNFFNKYDKKCGMTGTALTEEKEFREIYGMDVVEVPTNRPVARIDKEDAVYRTKAEKLKAVVDAIVSAHEVGQPVLVGTITIEASEEISALLKKKNVPHKVLNAKFHELEAEIIADAGQKGAVTIATNMAGRGTDIKLGEGVLELGGLKIIGTERHESRRIDNQLRGRAGRQGDPGESQFYISLEDDLMRLFGSERLMTMFKSLGMPEGEQIQHKMLSSAIEKAQKKIEDNNFGIRKNLLEYDQVNNDQREIIYAERRKVLDGESMRDAIFKMITDTVENCVNTCISDDQIPEDWDLVELNSLLLPIIPLEPIQLTSEQLKHMKKNELLQQLKEDAVKFYEAKEAEFPEKEALREIERVILLRVIDRKWMDHIDDMDQLRQGISLQAYGQKDPLTEFKFMGFDMFDAMITAIAEDTVKALMHVRIEIKVEREEVAKVTGTNKDESVAKAPVRRTAKKVQPNDPCPCGSGKKYKYCCGKNA; encoded by the coding sequence ATGGGAATTTTTACAAAGATTTTTGGTACTCATAGTGAAAGAGAATTAAAACTTATTTATCCTTTGGTAGATAAGATTGAAAATTTAGAGCCTTCTATGGAGAAACTGACAGACGATGAATTGAGAAATAAAACGACTGAATTCAAAAAGCGTTTAAAGGATGGGGAAACTCTGGATGATCTTTTAGTAGAAGCATTTGCAGTAGTTAGAGAGTCTGCTAAGAGAACACTTGGACAAAGAGCGTATCGTACACAGCTTATTGGTGGAATTATTCTTCATCAAGGAAGAATCTCAGAAATGCGTACAGGTGAAGGTAAAACATTAGTATCAACATTCCCTGCATATCTTAACGCTTTGGAGGAAAAAGGTGTTCACATTGTAACTGTAAATGATTACTTAGCAAAACGTGATGCTGAGTGGATGGGACAAGTGCATGAATTCCTTGGATTAAAGGTAGGTTGTATTCTTAATAGCATGGATAGTGAGCAACGTAGAGAAGCGTATTCTTGTGATATTACCTATGCTACAAATAATGAATTAGGCTTTGATTATCTTCGTGATAACATGGTTATATATAAAAAGAATTTAGTAATGCGTGATTTACATTTTGCAATTATCGATGAGGTTGACTCCGTATTAATCGATGAGGCAAGAACACCATTAATTATTTCCGGTCAGAGCGGTAAGTCTACAAGCTTATATCAGGCATGCGATATTTTAGCAAGACAAATGGTTCGTGGTGAATCCACAGAACTTACTAAAATGGCAGCTCTTATGAAAGAAGATGTAGAAGAGACTGGTGATTTTATTGTTAATGAAAAAGATAAAAACGTTACTTTAACTGCAGATGGTGTGGAAAAAGTAGAACGTTTCTTTAAATTAGAAAATCTTGCAGATCCTGAAAACTTAGAAATCCAACATAATATTATTTTAGCGTTACGTGCTCATAACTTAATGGCGAGAGATAAAGATTATGTTGTTAAGGATGATGAAGTTTTAATCGTAGATGATTTTACAGGACGTATTATGCCTGGTAGAAGATATTCTGATGGTTTACACCAAGCGATTGAGGCAAAAGAGCATGTAATGGTTAAGAGAGAAAGTAAAACTCTTGCAACAATTACGTTCCAGAATTTCTTTAACAAATACGATAAGAAATGTGGTATGACTGGTACTGCACTTACAGAAGAAAAAGAATTTAGAGAAATCTATGGTATGGACGTTGTTGAAGTTCCAACAAACCGTCCAGTAGCGCGTATTGATAAAGAAGATGCTGTTTACCGTACAAAGGCTGAGAAATTAAAGGCAGTTGTAGATGCCATCGTAAGTGCTCATGAAGTTGGTCAGCCAGTTTTAGTTGGTACAATTACAATTGAAGCATCCGAAGAAATCAGCGCACTTTTAAAGAAGAAAAATGTACCTCACAAGGTATTGAATGCTAAATTCCATGAATTAGAGGCTGAAATCATTGCGGATGCTGGTCAAAAAGGAGCGGTAACAATTGCAACAAATATGGCTGGCCGTGGTACTGATATTAAGCTTGGTGAAGGTGTTCTTGAACTTGGTGGTTTAAAAATCATTGGTACAGAGCGTCATGAATCTAGACGTATTGATAATCAGTTACGTGGTCGTGCTGGTCGTCAAGGTGATCCTGGTGAATCTCAATTCTATATTTCACTTGAAGACGATTTAATGCGTTTGTTTGGTTCTGAACGTTTAATGACAATGTTTAAATCTCTTGGTATGCCTGAGGGAGAACAAATTCAACATAAGATGTTAAGTAGTGCAATTGAAAAAGCTCAGAAGAAGATTGAAGATAACAACTTTGGTATTCGTAAGAACTTATTAGAATATGACCAGGTAAATAATGATCAGAGAGAAATTATTTATGCAGAAAGAAGAAAGGTTCTTGATGGCGAAAGCATGAGAGACGCTATCTTTAAGATGATTACAGATACTGTTGAAAACTGCGTAAATACATGTATTAGTGATGATCAAATACCTGAAGATTGGGATTTAGTAGAACTTAATAGCTTACTTCTTCCTATTATTCCACTTGAGCCAATCCAATTAACAAGTGAACAGCTTAAGCATATGAAGAAGAATGAACTTTTACAGCAATTAAAAGAAGATGCAGTAAAATTCTATGAAGCAAAAGAAGCAGAGTTCCCAGAAAAAGAAGCGTTAAGAGAAATCGAACGTGTTATTTTATTAAGAGTAATTGACCGTAAGTGGATGGATCATATCGATGATATGGATCAGTTACGTCAAGGAATTAGCTTACAAGCATATGGACAAAAGGACCCATTAACAGAGTTTAAATTTATGGGATTTGATATGTTTGATGCTATGATTACTGCAATTGCAGAAGATACAGTAAAAGCATTAATGCATGTTCGTATTGAAATTAAAGTAGAACGTGAAGAGGTTGCTAAGGTAACTGGAACAAACAAAGATGAATCCGTTGCGAAAGCACCAGTTCGTAGAACTGCGAAGAAGGTTCAGCCAAATGATCCTTGTCCATGCGGTAGTGGTAAGAAATATAAATACTGCTGTGGAAAGAATGCGTAG
- a CDS encoding YjfB family protein — protein sequence MDIAALSMSLSQANLMQSVSTSVLSMNLDTVEESSDAMIKMMEQSVSPNLGQSVDIKL from the coding sequence ATGGACATAGCAGCGTTATCCATGAGCTTAAGCCAAGCAAATCTTATGCAATCCGTTAGCACATCCGTTCTTTCCATGAATTTAGATACCGTGGAAGAATCCAGTGATGCAATGATTAAAATGATGGAACAGTCCGTATCCCCTAATTTAGGGCAATCGGTAGATATTAAACTGTAA
- a CDS encoding chemotaxis protein CheW, protein MEATKQVIFKLGDEEYGFDIMLVNAIETYTGVVPVPNAPEYILGILNLRGDVIPVYSLRVKFGLPKQGSNGSQLIVTRSKGMLIGFQVDFVHEIVEIGEKQLSEVPVIVKSEKTAYSKAVANIGGRMVILLDHDGILNAAEHNSITALVEKQLV, encoded by the coding sequence ATGGAAGCAACAAAGCAGGTAATTTTTAAATTGGGGGATGAGGAGTATGGTTTTGATATTATGCTTGTAAATGCAATCGAAACATACACTGGAGTTGTACCTGTTCCAAATGCTCCGGAATATATCTTAGGCATCTTAAACTTAAGAGGTGATGTCATTCCTGTTTATAGCTTACGCGTTAAATTTGGATTGCCTAAGCAAGGAAGTAATGGTTCTCAGCTAATTGTTACGAGATCTAAGGGCATGCTAATTGGATTTCAAGTAGATTTTGTACATGAAATCGTAGAAATTGGGGAAAAGCAATTAAGTGAAGTACCAGTGATCGTAAAAAGCGAGAAAACTGCATATTCAAAAGCGGTTGCTAACATAGGTGGTAGAATGGTTATTTTATTGGATCATGATGGCATTCTTAATGCAGCAGAGCATAACTCTATTACGGCTTTAGTGGAGAAACAGCTTGTTTAA
- a CDS encoding CvfB family protein — protein sequence MILLGKKQTLQVVQTTDFGVYLAGGNEEDKYTRKKSVADLPISKVLLPKNQLKPNTNIGDTYEVFIYKDSEDRPIATTTIPPLELDGFALLTVKEVSTIGAFLDWGLAKDLLLPFKEQTYKVNVGDSVLVKLYIDKSKRLCATMKIYDVLRTDSEYKRDDIVHGTVYEIIDAFGAFVAVDNCYSALIPKNELFHTVKPGDQIEARVVLVHEDGKLTLSLRQKAYLQMDDDCNLIYEKLVAADGFLPYHDKSDAEEIKKEFNLSKNAFKRAIGHLMKNGKIEIMDSGIKLK from the coding sequence ATGATATTATTAGGAAAAAAACAAACACTTCAAGTAGTGCAAACTACTGACTTCGGTGTTTACCTTGCCGGTGGTAACGAAGAAGACAAATATACGAGAAAGAAGAGCGTTGCTGATCTACCGATTAGCAAGGTACTACTTCCAAAAAATCAACTAAAGCCAAATACAAACATTGGCGATACTTACGAGGTTTTTATATATAAAGATTCCGAAGATCGTCCAATTGCCACAACAACGATACCTCCACTTGAACTAGATGGTTTTGCGCTTCTAACTGTAAAAGAGGTATCCACAATTGGTGCTTTTTTAGATTGGGGACTTGCAAAAGATTTATTACTCCCTTTTAAAGAGCAAACCTACAAAGTAAATGTAGGAGATTCCGTCTTAGTAAAATTATATATTGATAAAAGTAAGCGCTTATGTGCTACAATGAAAATTTATGATGTTTTACGTACAGATTCTGAGTATAAACGTGATGACATCGTTCATGGAACTGTTTATGAAATTATCGATGCATTTGGCGCATTTGTTGCAGTTGATAATTGTTATTCTGCTCTTATCCCTAAAAACGAACTATTTCATACCGTAAAACCAGGGGATCAAATAGAAGCTCGTGTGGTATTAGTTCATGAAGATGGCAAGCTTACCTTAAGCCTCCGTCAAAAAGCATATTTACAAATGGATGATGATTGCAACCTCATCTATGAAAAATTAGTAGCTGCAGATGGCTTCTTACCTTATCACGATAAAAGTGATGCTGAAGAAATTAAAAAAGAATTTAATCTTAGCAAAAATGCTTTTAAGCGTGCCATTGGTCATTTAATGAAAAATGGAAAAATTGAAATTATGGATTCTGGTATTAAGTTAAAATAA
- the prfB gene encoding peptide chain release factor 2 (programmed frameshift), whose product MVELDQFKYTLGTYEKPLIEVRDSFDLANKQLRIEEIEGIMEEPNFWDSTEKSQAYMKELKNLKDVLAHYNGIKQQFDDIKTLIEMGYEENDPTLIPEIQEEMDHFIEEFEELRLDTLLSGEYDKDNAILTLHAGAGGTESCDWASMLARMYQRWADKKGYTTEILDFLDGEEAGYKSITMQINGMNAYGHLKSERGVHRLVRISPFNAAGKRQTSFVSCDVMPDIEEDIDIEINDDDLRIDTYRSSGAGGQHVNKTSSAIRITHLPTGIVVQCQNERSQFQNKDKAMQMLKAKLYLKKQEENQAKESGIRGEVKDINFGNQIRSYVLQPYTMVKDHRMNAEVANALSVLDGNIDPFINAYLKWINTTDNNKE is encoded by the exons GTGGTTGAATTAGACCAATTTAAATATACACTTGGTACCTATGAGAAACCTCTAATCGAAGTGAGGGATTCA TTTGACCTCGCAAATAAACAGCTGAGGATTGAGGAAATTGAAGGAATCATGGAGGAACCAAACTTCTGGGATTCCACAGAAAAGTCACAAGCTTATATGAAGGAATTAAAGAATTTAAAGGATGTATTAGCTCATTATAACGGCATCAAGCAACAATTTGATGATATAAAAACCTTAATTGAAATGGGTTATGAAGAAAACGATCCGACCTTAATTCCTGAAATTCAAGAAGAAATGGACCATTTTATCGAAGAGTTTGAAGAATTAAGATTAGATACTTTACTCTCTGGTGAATATGATAAAGATAATGCAATTCTTACATTACATGCAGGTGCAGGCGGTACAGAAAGCTGTGATTGGGCAAGTATGTTAGCACGTATGTATCAAAGATGGGCAGATAAAAAAGGATATACTACTGAGATTCTTGACTTTTTAGATGGTGAAGAAGCCGGGTATAAGTCAATTACTATGCAGATCAATGGAATGAATGCATATGGACATTTAAAATCGGAGCGTGGGGTGCATCGATTGGTTCGTATTTCTCCATTTAATGCGGCTGGTAAAAGACAAACTTCCTTCGTTTCTTGCGATGTCATGCCTGATATTGAAGAGGATATTGATATCGAAATCAATGATGATGATTTACGTATTGATACGTATCGTTCTAGTGGTGCAGGTGGTCAGCACGTTAATAAAACATCTTCAGCGATTCGTATTACTCATTTACCAACAGGAATTGTAGTGCAATGTCAGAATGAAAGATCCCAATTTCAAAACAAAGACAAAGCAATGCAGATGTTAAAGGCAAAATTGTATTTGAAAAAGCAAGAAGAAAACCAAGCGAAAGAATCTGGAATTCGTGGAGAAGTGAAAGATATTAATTTCGGAAATCAGATTCGTTCATATGTACTACAGCCTTACACTATGGTAAAAGACCATAGAATGAATGCAGAGGTTGCCAATGCTCTTAGTGTATTGGATGGTAACATTGATCCATTTATTAATGCTTATTTAAAATGGATTAATACAACAGACAACAATAAAGAGTAA
- the trxB gene encoding thioredoxin-disulfide reductase: MDKKIHDLMIIGSGPAGLTASIYAARAELDTIVVEKAPMSGGQIINTYEVDNYPGFPGINGFDLGMKFREHSDHLGAKHIIGEVKEFAVEDNLKKVVLENGDEHYAKTAIISTGAVYRKLNVKGEAEFSGMGVSYCATCDGAFFRNRTVAVVGGGDVAVEDAIFLARICKKVYVIHRRDEFRAAKTLSTRLNQFENVTILWNHVVDEIKGNEKVEGLVVSDIVENKQSEIEVDGVFVAVGMIPNSQLFVDTVATNKQGYIIADEMCETNVPGVYAAGDIRTKELRQIITAASDGANAITSVERYLNSVG, translated from the coding sequence ATGGATAAAAAAATTCATGATTTAATGATTATCGGTTCTGGCCCTGCAGGTCTTACTGCAAGCATATATGCAGCTAGAGCAGAGTTAGATACAATTGTAGTAGAAAAGGCACCAATGAGTGGTGGACAGATTATTAATACTTATGAAGTTGATAATTATCCTGGATTTCCAGGCATCAATGGGTTTGATTTAGGTATGAAATTTAGAGAACATAGTGATCATTTAGGTGCAAAACATATTATAGGTGAAGTGAAAGAATTCGCAGTAGAGGATAATCTTAAAAAAGTAGTGTTAGAAAATGGAGACGAGCACTACGCAAAGACAGCAATCATCTCTACAGGTGCTGTTTACAGAAAGCTTAATGTAAAAGGTGAAGCTGAGTTTTCAGGCATGGGAGTTTCTTATTGTGCAACTTGTGATGGTGCATTCTTTAGAAATCGTACCGTAGCTGTTGTAGGTGGCGGTGACGTTGCAGTAGAAGATGCTATTTTCTTAGCGAGAATTTGTAAGAAAGTATATGTAATTCATAGAAGAGATGAATTCCGTGCTGCTAAGACTTTATCAACAAGATTAAATCAGTTTGAAAATGTTACAATTCTATGGAATCATGTGGTTGATGAGATCAAAGGTAATGAGAAAGTAGAAGGCCTCGTAGTTAGTGATATTGTGGAAAATAAGCAATCTGAAATTGAAGTAGATGGTGTATTCGTAGCGGTTGGTATGATTCCTAATTCACAGTTATTTGTAGATACAGTTGCAACCAATAAACAAGGATATATTATCGCAGATGAAATGTGCGAAACTAATGTACCTGGTGTTTACGCTGCAGGGGATATCCGTACAAAGGAATTAAGACAGATCATTACCGCTGCATCCGATGGTGCGAATGCAATAACTTCGGTTGAGAGATATTTAAATTCCGTTGGCTAA
- the uvrB gene encoding excinuclease ABC subunit UvrB, producing MDHFKLVSEYEPTGDQPEAIAELVKGFEEGNQFQTLLGVTGSGKTFTMANVIQKLNRPTLVIAHNKTLAAQLYGEFKEFFPENAVEYFVSYYDYYQPEAYVPSTDTYIEKDSAINDEIDKLRHSATAALTERRDVIIVASVSCIYGLGSPIDYQNMTVSLRPGMIRDRDEILRKLVDIQYTRNDMDFKRGTFRVRGDVVEIFPINSSDTAYRVEFFGDEIDRITEIDVLTGEIKYTLEHMIIFPASHYVVAPDKLEAAIKNIEIELEERIKYFKSEDKLLEAQRISERTNFDIEMLRETGFCSGVENYSMHLAGLTPGSTPHTLIDYFPDDFLIIVDESHITIPQVRGMYAGDQARKSTLVDYGFRLPSAKDNRPLNFGEFESKINQMMFVSATPNVYEREHELKRVEQIIRPTGLLDPLVEVRPVAGQIDDLIGEVNKEISKKNKVLVTTLTKRMAEDLTDYMREVGIRVKYLHSDIDTLERSEIIRDMRMDVFDVLVGINLLREGLDIPEITLVAILDADKEGFLRSETSLIQTIGRAARNSEGHVIMYADKMTDSMNKAIQETNRRRQIQDQYNKEHGITPQTIQKKVRELITISKKVAKEMYDMGNKDLESMNRKELDAIAKKITKEMHTAAAELNFELAAELRDKLLEIKKHIQELEG from the coding sequence ATGGATCATTTTAAATTAGTTTCGGAGTATGAACCGACGGGTGATCAACCAGAGGCGATTGCAGAACTTGTGAAAGGTTTTGAAGAAGGAAATCAGTTTCAGACATTACTTGGTGTAACTGGTTCTGGTAAAACCTTTACAATGGCAAATGTAATTCAAAAATTGAATCGACCTACGCTTGTTATTGCACATAATAAGACACTAGCTGCTCAGCTGTATGGAGAATTCAAAGAGTTCTTCCCAGAGAATGCAGTAGAATATTTTGTTTCCTACTATGATTATTATCAACCGGAGGCGTATGTACCGTCAACGGATACTTATATAGAAAAAGATTCGGCAATCAATGATGAAATTGATAAATTAAGGCACTCTGCAACCGCAGCTTTAACAGAACGAAGAGATGTAATTATTGTTGCCAGTGTTTCTTGTATTTATGGTTTAGGTAGCCCGATTGACTATCAGAACATGACAGTTTCATTGCGTCCAGGAATGATTCGGGATAGAGACGAGATTTTAAGAAAATTAGTGGATATTCAGTATACAAGAAATGATATGGATTTTAAGCGTGGAACATTTCGTGTACGTGGCGATGTTGTTGAGATTTTCCCGATTAATAGTTCAGATACTGCGTACCGTGTTGAATTCTTTGGCGATGAGATTGATCGTATCACAGAAATTGATGTATTAACTGGTGAAATCAAATATACATTGGAACATATGATTATCTTTCCGGCCTCCCATTATGTAGTTGCGCCGGATAAATTAGAGGCTGCCATTAAGAACATTGAGATCGAGTTAGAGGAACGTATCAAGTATTTTAAAAGTGAAGACAAGCTATTAGAGGCACAAAGAATCTCGGAACGAACAAATTTTGATATTGAAATGTTACGTGAAACGGGATTTTGTTCTGGTGTTGAAAATTATTCCATGCATTTAGCTGGATTAACTCCAGGTAGCACACCTCACACATTAATTGATTACTTTCCAGATGATTTCTTAATTATTGTAGACGAGTCCCACATTACAATACCACAGGTAAGAGGTATGTATGCAGGTGACCAGGCAAGAAAATCAACCCTTGTGGATTACGGATTTCGTTTGCCTTCAGCAAAAGATAATCGACCACTTAACTTTGGTGAATTTGAAAGCAAAATCAATCAGATGATGTTTGTATCTGCAACTCCAAATGTTTATGAGCGTGAACATGAATTAAAGAGAGTAGAACAAATTATTCGTCCGACGGGATTATTGGATCCATTGGTTGAAGTTCGTCCGGTAGCAGGACAGATTGATGATTTGATCGGTGAAGTGAATAAGGAAATCTCTAAGAAAAACAAGGTATTGGTTACTACATTAACTAAGCGTATGGCTGAGGATTTAACGGATTACATGCGTGAGGTTGGTATCCGTGTGAAGTATCTGCACTCTGACATTGATACATTGGAACGTTCTGAGATAATTAGAGATATGCGTATGGATGTGTTTGATGTATTGGTTGGTATTAACCTGCTACGAGAAGGTCTTGATATTCCTGAAATTACATTAGTAGCTATCTTGGATGCTGATAAAGAAGGTTTCTTACGTTCTGAAACTTCATTAATACAGACGATTGGTCGTGCGGCTCGTAATTCAGAAGGACATGTTATCATGTATGCCGATAAGATGACGGATTCTATGAATAAAGCGATCCAAGAGACAAACCGAAGAAGACAAATTCAAGATCAGTATAATAAGGAACATGGCATTACCCCTCAGACAATACAGAAGAAAGTTCGTGAATTGATAACTATTTCAAAGAAAGTTGCGAAAGAAATGTATGATATGGGCAATAAGGATTTAGAGTCCATGAATCGTAAAGAACTTGATGCGATTGCTAAGAAAATTACGAAAGAAATGCATACCGCAGCAGCAGAACTTAATTTCGAACTTGCAGCTGAGTTACGTGATAAGTTATTAGAAATTAAGAAACATATACAAGAACTAGAGGGATAA
- a CDS encoding CPBP family intramembrane glutamic endopeptidase, translating into MMISSSGLIPFEKFVHTNTQLLIVSQLLIIIPSLVYLITSRIKYKEAVRFKKVRPANVVLIIVFTFLLLPVMTFINALSQLYAVDTTTDVMTSIADNSPFLISLFTVAFIPCLFEESVYRGVIYNEYSRHNKLAAIFLSAFLFGILHGNLNQFTYAFAMGIVFAFVIEATDSIVSTMIIHFIINGNSVVLLYLYPKFIKYLEQMYNSAVASGDSSMITMIENAVGGNNFNVNEIMDSASAAVSDYTLGSVIASYGVIALVCGILAFLVYRTIAINANRWDHVKAIFQREHRDREERFFAKKNFQYFVPLYIGMAICIVSMVLNELIVRGIIKA; encoded by the coding sequence ATGATGATATCGAGTTCAGGTCTGATACCTTTCGAGAAGTTTGTCCATACAAACACTCAATTATTAATAGTATCACAGCTTCTTATTATTATCCCATCTCTAGTTTATTTAATAACGAGTCGAATCAAGTATAAAGAAGCAGTTCGTTTTAAAAAGGTTCGACCAGCTAATGTTGTGTTAATCATTGTATTTACCTTTTTATTATTACCTGTTATGACTTTTATTAATGCACTTTCACAGTTGTATGCTGTAGACACAACAACAGATGTTATGACTTCCATTGCAGATAATAGTCCGTTTTTAATATCATTGTTTACCGTTGCCTTCATACCTTGTTTATTTGAAGAGTCCGTATACCGTGGTGTTATTTATAATGAATATTCCAGACATAATAAATTAGCTGCAATATTCTTAAGTGCATTTTTATTTGGTATTCTGCATGGAAATTTAAATCAGTTTACCTATGCATTTGCCATGGGAATTGTGTTTGCTTTTGTAATTGAAGCTACAGATTCTATTGTTTCAACAATGATTATCCATTTTATAATCAATGGAAATTCAGTGGTATTACTTTATTTATATCCAAAGTTTATAAAATATCTAGAACAAATGTATAATAGCGCAGTAGCAAGTGGTGACAGTTCTATGATTACAATGATTGAGAATGCAGTAGGTGGCAATAATTTTAATGTCAATGAAATCATGGATAGTGCTAGCGCTGCTGTAAGTGATTATACTTTAGGAAGTGTAATAGCAAGTTATGGTGTGATCGCGTTAGTTTGCGGTATCTTAGCTTTCTTAGTGTATCGAACCATAGCAATCAATGCAAATCGTTGGGATCATGTAAAAGCAATCTTCCAAAGAGAGCACAGAGACCGTGAAGAACGTTTTTTTGCAAAGAAAAACTTTCAGTATTTTGTACCCCTATATATCGGGATGGCAATATGTATTGTAAGCATGGTATTGAATGAACTTATCGTTCGAGGGATTATAAAAGCATAG
- the raiA gene encoding ribosome hibernation-promoting factor, HPF/YfiA family, translating to MRYIISGKNIDVTEGLKGAIYEKIGKLEKYFTPETELHITLSVEKDRQKIEVTIPVKGNIIRAEQVSNDMYVSIDMVEEIIERQLRKYKNKLIDQKQASINFNQAFIDDDNTEDESINIKRVKKFAMKPMDTEEACVQMELLGHSFFVFRNAETDEVNVVYKRKGNSYGLIEPEF from the coding sequence ATGCGTTATATAATTAGCGGTAAAAATATTGATGTGACAGAAGGACTCAAAGGTGCGATATACGAAAAAATAGGTAAATTAGAGAAATATTTTACACCAGAGACTGAACTCCATATTACACTAAGTGTTGAAAAGGACAGACAAAAAATAGAGGTAACTATTCCAGTTAAGGGAAATATTATTCGAGCCGAACAAGTAAGCAATGATATGTATGTATCGATTGATATGGTTGAAGAAATCATTGAAAGACAATTAAGAAAATATAAAAATAAGTTGATTGATCAAAAACAAGCGTCTATAAATTTTAATCAGGCATTTATTGATGATGATAATACTGAAGATGAAAGTATTAACATTAAGAGAGTGAAGAAATTTGCGATGAAACCAATGGATACAGAGGAAGCTTGTGTACAGATGGAATTGCTTGGACATAGCTTTTTTGTATTCCGTAATGCGGAGACAGATGAAGTGAATGTAGTTTATAAACGTAAAGGTAATTCTTATGGATTAATTGAACCAGAATTCTAG
- a CDS encoding acyl-[acyl-carrier-protein] thioesterase: MYSFKSRVRYSEIAQNRYMDLSSIINYFQDCSTFQSEDIGLGVDVLHTQNRVWMVSSWQIIVNRYPKLGENITVGTWAYDFSSMYGYRNFIIYDENGQVAAVANSIWILIDTNTGKPTKVLEENAAPYGKEEKFDMEYADRKIPLPQSLDPKDSFLVVKSNIDTNMHVNNCEYIKMAEEYLPDDFIIYQMRADYKKSAVLGDTIFPFVSYQDNLCTVVLADESKRPYVVIEFTQRKDT, encoded by the coding sequence ATGTACAGTTTTAAGAGCAGAGTAAGATATAGCGAAATCGCTCAGAATAGGTATATGGATTTATCTTCTATTATAAATTATTTCCAAGATTGTTCAACATTTCAATCGGAAGATATCGGACTAGGCGTAGATGTATTACATACGCAGAATCGTGTATGGATGGTTAGTTCATGGCAAATAATTGTGAATCGTTATCCAAAACTCGGAGAAAATATAACAGTAGGTACATGGGCTTATGATTTCTCCAGCATGTATGGATATCGAAATTTTATTATTTACGATGAGAATGGACAAGTTGCCGCTGTTGCAAATTCCATTTGGATACTAATTGATACCAATACAGGGAAACCTACAAAAGTTTTAGAAGAAAATGCAGCGCCATATGGAAAAGAAGAAAAATTTGATATGGAGTATGCTGATCGTAAAATCCCATTACCACAATCATTAGATCCGAAAGATTCCTTCCTCGTAGTAAAATCCAATATTGATACCAATATGCATGTCAATAATTGTGAATATATAAAAATGGCAGAAGAATATTTACCGGATGATTTTATTATTTACCAAATGCGCGCCGATTATAAAAAGTCAGCAGTCTTAGGTGATACCATTTTCCCATTTGTTTCTTATCAGGACAATTTATGTACTGTTGTATTAGCAGATGAATCCAAACGCCCATATGTTGTAATCGAATTTACACAAAGAAAGGACACATAA